From Cellulomonas chengniuliangii, the proteins below share one genomic window:
- a CDS encoding biotin transporter BioY → MSDAPLDPLAVPAERGAAPVALPVERASVAADVALIATFAAFIAVCAVLPAIPVAGMAVPITLQTFGVMLAGLVLGPRRGALAVLLYLAVGLAGLPVFAQGTGGLAVLGKPSAGYLLAFPLAALLAGLLVAPARRLLGGSAATWAATRVPGLAGRERPLRSTLGYLAVFGSAAAASLLLVHPIGITVMGWRLDMSAGEAIAAGATFLPGDVIKNLLAALVATAVFRAFPDLLRHRR, encoded by the coding sequence ATGTCCGACGCCCCGCTCGATCCCCTCGCCGTGCCCGCCGAACGCGGGGCCGCCCCCGTGGCGCTGCCCGTGGAGCGCGCCTCCGTGGCCGCCGACGTCGCGTTGATCGCCACATTCGCGGCCTTCATCGCCGTCTGCGCGGTCCTGCCCGCCATCCCCGTGGCCGGCATGGCCGTGCCGATCACGCTGCAGACCTTCGGCGTGATGCTCGCCGGCCTGGTCCTCGGCCCGCGCCGTGGGGCGCTCGCCGTGCTGCTGTACCTGGCCGTGGGGCTCGCCGGCCTGCCGGTCTTCGCGCAGGGCACGGGCGGATTGGCCGTCCTCGGCAAGCCGTCGGCGGGCTACCTGCTGGCCTTCCCGCTCGCGGCGCTGCTCGCGGGCCTGCTCGTGGCCCCGGCCCGCCGGCTCCTCGGCGGGTCTGCGGCGACCTGGGCGGCCACGCGGGTGCCCGGGCTCGCCGGCCGGGAGCGCCCGCTGCGCTCGACGCTGGGCTACCTGGCCGTCTTCGGCTCCGCGGCGGCGGCCAGCCTGCTGCTCGTCCACCCGATCGGCATCACGGTGATGGGCTGGCGCCTGGACATGTCCGCGGGTGAGGCCATCGCCGCCGGGGCCACGTTCCTGCCCGGCGATGTGATCAAGAACCTGCTGGCGGCGCTCGTCGCCACGGCCGTGTTCCGCGCGTTCCCCGACCTGCTGCGCCACCGGCGCTGA
- a CDS encoding energy-coupling factor ABC transporter ATP-binding protein — translation MIEFDAATVTAYAARDGGGAPDDVRTLLHPVTCRLVERRVAVIGANGSGKSTLARLVNGLTLPSGGAVRVDGLDTARDGRAVRQRVGFVFSDPDAQLVMPTAVEDVALSLRRLPLAAAEREARAREILGRFGLADRAETPVHALSGGQKQLLAIAGVLATEPTVLVCDEPTTRLDLRWRTIVDDLLDGLGQQVLHVTHDLDAAARADRVLVVDEGAVVHDGDPAEGVARYRALMAATAGCAARSAATR, via the coding sequence ATGATCGAGTTCGACGCCGCCACCGTCACCGCGTACGCCGCGCGTGACGGCGGCGGCGCGCCCGACGACGTCCGTACCCTGCTGCACCCCGTGACGTGCCGGCTCGTCGAACGGCGCGTCGCCGTGATCGGCGCGAACGGCTCGGGCAAGTCCACCCTCGCGCGGCTGGTCAACGGCCTCACGCTGCCGTCGGGCGGCGCGGTGCGGGTTGACGGCCTCGACACGGCGCGGGACGGCCGCGCGGTGCGGCAGCGCGTCGGCTTCGTGTTCTCCGACCCCGACGCCCAGCTCGTGATGCCCACCGCCGTGGAGGACGTCGCGCTGTCCTTGCGGCGGCTCCCGCTCGCCGCCGCCGAGCGGGAGGCTCGGGCGCGCGAGATTCTCGGGCGGTTCGGCCTCGCCGACCGCGCCGAGACACCGGTGCACGCGCTGTCCGGCGGGCAGAAGCAGCTCCTGGCCATCGCCGGGGTGCTCGCCACCGAGCCGACGGTGCTGGTCTGCGACGAGCCGACCACCCGCCTGGACCTGCGATGGCGCACGATCGTCGACGACCTCCTCGACGGCCTCGGCCAGCAGGTGCTGCACGTCACCCATGACCTCGACGCCGCGGCCCGCGCCGACCGGGTCCTCGTGGTCGACGAGGGCGCCGTGGTGCATGACGGCGACCCCGCCGAGGGCGTCGCCCGCTACCGCGCGCTCATGGCGGCGACCGCCGGGTGCGCGGCTCGATCGGCTGCCACCCGATGA
- a CDS encoding CbiQ family ECF transporter T component has product MSAAPRPARPAWAGPLGLHHPGDTVLHRASPGAKLLGLALVGVLAVAVPGVPAAIATCALAGALAALGRLPLRATARSVAPIVLTAALVGAYQWWARGWQVGVEVGLDLVTVVLAATVLTSTTRADVMLDVLVRVARPLRHVGIAPETFALAVALMLRTIPALVETFAEARDAARARGLDRDPRALLVPAAVRTVARARATGDALAARGIGE; this is encoded by the coding sequence ATGAGCGCGGCCCCTCGCCCGGCCCGGCCCGCGTGGGCCGGGCCGCTCGGGCTCCACCACCCCGGCGACACCGTCCTGCACCGTGCCTCCCCCGGCGCCAAGCTGCTCGGCCTGGCCCTCGTCGGCGTGCTGGCAGTGGCCGTGCCCGGCGTGCCCGCGGCCATCGCCACCTGCGCGCTCGCGGGCGCCCTGGCGGCTCTCGGCCGCCTCCCGCTGCGGGCGACGGCGCGGTCCGTCGCACCCATCGTGCTCACGGCGGCCCTGGTGGGGGCTTACCAGTGGTGGGCGCGCGGCTGGCAGGTCGGCGTCGAGGTCGGGCTCGACCTGGTGACGGTGGTCCTCGCCGCGACCGTCCTGACCTCCACCACGCGCGCCGACGTGATGCTCGACGTCCTGGTGCGCGTCGCGCGGCCGCTGCGTCATGTCGGCATCGCGCCCGAGACGTTCGCGCTAGCCGTGGCCCTCATGCTGCGCACCATCCCCGCGCTCGTCGAGACCTTCGCGGAGGCACGCGACGCCGCCCGCGCGCGGGGCCTCGACCGCGACCCACGGGCGCTGCTCGTGCCCGCCGCGGTCCGCACCGTGGCCCGCGCGCGGGCCACCGGCGACGCCCTCGCGGCGCGCGGCATCGGCGAGTGA
- the ypfJ gene encoding KPN_02809 family neutral zinc metallopeptidase, producing MTFTEGGSFEGGRVRTRRGGRGAAVGGGIGGLGLLVVVIISLMTGGDPAQILGGGDGGGGGAVEEGVVGDCTAEQANSDPSCRLSATIQSLDAYWARALPSGVAEPGVEAFTGATSTACGDASAAMGPFYCPPDQTIYLDLGFYDVLQSQYGATGGPLAEMYVTAHEYGHHVQNVTGVMEQADRQGGGAESDSVRIELQADCYAGLWAGHASTTVDPDTGVPFLEPITAEQLAQALSAAAAVGDDHIQSGTASGVDPDTWTHGSSEQRQRWFTTGYEQGSLTACDTFAAPAL from the coding sequence ATGACGTTCACCGAGGGTGGCAGTTTCGAGGGCGGCCGTGTCCGCACGCGTCGGGGCGGCCGCGGCGCGGCCGTCGGCGGTGGGATCGGCGGCCTGGGGCTCCTCGTGGTCGTCATCATCTCCCTGATGACCGGGGGCGACCCCGCGCAGATCCTGGGCGGCGGGGACGGCGGAGGCGGCGGCGCCGTCGAGGAGGGCGTGGTCGGCGACTGCACCGCGGAGCAGGCCAACTCCGATCCGTCGTGCCGGCTCTCGGCGACCATCCAGTCACTCGACGCGTACTGGGCGCGCGCCCTGCCGTCGGGCGTCGCCGAGCCGGGGGTGGAGGCGTTCACCGGCGCCACGTCCACCGCGTGCGGGGACGCGAGCGCGGCGATGGGCCCGTTCTACTGCCCTCCGGACCAGACGATCTACCTCGACCTGGGCTTCTACGACGTGCTGCAGAGCCAGTACGGCGCCACGGGCGGCCCCCTCGCGGAGATGTACGTCACCGCCCACGAGTACGGCCACCACGTGCAGAACGTCACAGGCGTGATGGAGCAGGCCGACCGCCAGGGGGGCGGCGCCGAGTCCGACTCGGTGCGGATCGAGCTCCAGGCCGACTGCTACGCCGGGCTGTGGGCGGGACACGCTTCGACCACGGTCGACCCCGACACGGGCGTGCCGTTCCTCGAGCCGATCACCGCGGAGCAGCTGGCTCAGGCGCTGTCCGCCGCGGCGGCCGTCGGCGACGACCACATCCAGTCCGGCACTGCCAGCGGCGTCGACCCGGACACCTGGACGCACGGCTCGAGCGAGCAGCGCCAGCGCTGGTTCACCACCGGGTACGAGCAGGGCTCCCTCACGGCCTGCGACACGTTCGCCGCGCCAGCCCTCTGA
- a CDS encoding metal-sulfur cluster assembly factor, with protein MTATNPAQPTTAADVEEALRDVIDPELGINVVDLGLVYGVAIDQQNNAVIDMTLTSAACPLTDVIEEQAGQSLDGIVDGFRINWVWMPPWGPEKITPDGREQMRALGFNI; from the coding sequence ATGACCGCCACGAACCCGGCCCAGCCGACCACGGCAGCCGACGTCGAGGAGGCCCTCCGCGACGTCATCGACCCCGAGCTGGGCATCAACGTGGTCGACCTCGGCCTCGTCTACGGGGTCGCGATCGACCAGCAGAACAACGCGGTGATCGACATGACGCTGACGTCCGCGGCGTGCCCGCTCACCGACGTGATCGAGGAGCAGGCCGGCCAGTCGCTCGACGGGATCGTGGACGGCTTCCGGATCAACTGGGTCTGGATGCCGCCGTGGGGCCCGGAGAAGATCACGCCTGACGGCCGCGAGCAGATGCGGGCCCTCGGCTTCAACATCTGA
- the sufU gene encoding Fe-S cluster assembly sulfur transfer protein SufU, with the protein MSTGSMEQLYQQVILDHARTPHGKGLLDAVATAGESHQVNPTCGDEVTLRVELDTSAPGSPRVQRISWEGQGCSISQASISVLHDLVTGADLAQVDDLAGTFRALMHARGAGLDDEAEDALGDATAFTGVAKYPARIKCALLGWAALQDALIKTGATTSQEDA; encoded by the coding sequence ATGAGCACGGGCTCGATGGAGCAGCTGTACCAGCAGGTCATCCTCGACCATGCGCGGACGCCGCACGGCAAGGGACTGCTCGACGCCGTCGCCACGGCGGGGGAGTCGCACCAGGTGAACCCCACCTGCGGTGACGAGGTGACCCTGCGGGTCGAGCTCGACACCTCCGCGCCGGGGTCGCCGCGCGTGCAGCGGATCAGCTGGGAGGGGCAGGGCTGCAGCATCTCGCAGGCCTCCATCTCGGTGCTGCACGACCTGGTCACCGGCGCGGACCTCGCCCAGGTCGACGACCTGGCGGGGACCTTCCGCGCGCTGATGCACGCCCGGGGCGCCGGGCTGGACGACGAGGCCGAGGACGCGCTGGGCGACGCGACCGCGTTCACCGGGGTCGCGAAGTACCCGGCGCGGATCAAGTGCGCGCTGCTCGGCTGGGCCGCGCTGCAGGACGCCCTCATCAAGACGGGCGCCACCACATCTCAGGAGGACGCATGA
- a CDS encoding cysteine desulfurase: MLGPAELAAVRADFPLLTRTVRDGRPLVYLDSGATSQKPEVVLDAEQDFYVQRNAAVHRGAHQLAEEATDAFESARAQVADFVGVSPGELVWTSNATAAINLVAYAMSNASLGRGGAEARGLALREGDEIVVTEAEHHANLVPWQELAERTGATLRWIGVHDDGRLRLEDLETVVTERTRVLAFTHASNVTGAITPVAPFVARAREVGALTVLDACQSVPHLPVDLAELGVDFAAFSGHKMLGPTGVGALYGRRELLEAMPPVTTGGSMVEVVTMESTTYAPPPQRFEAGTQMVSQAVGMGAAASYLAELGMDAVAEHEAVLTRALLDAVASVPGVRVLGPTDARDRLANVSFVVDGVHAHDVGQVLDDAGVAVRVGHHCAQPLHRRLGATASTRASTAVYTTLEEIEVFREALAGVRAFFGLTGAPAVPVG, from the coding sequence ATGCTCGGCCCCGCCGAGCTCGCGGCGGTGCGCGCCGACTTCCCGCTGCTGACGCGCACCGTGCGCGACGGGCGGCCGTTGGTGTACCTCGACTCCGGGGCGACCTCGCAGAAGCCCGAGGTGGTGCTGGACGCGGAGCAGGACTTCTACGTCCAGCGCAACGCGGCGGTGCACCGCGGCGCCCACCAGCTCGCCGAGGAGGCGACCGACGCGTTCGAGTCCGCTCGGGCGCAGGTCGCCGACTTCGTCGGCGTGTCACCTGGCGAGCTGGTGTGGACGTCGAACGCGACCGCCGCGATCAACCTCGTGGCGTACGCGATGTCCAACGCGTCGCTCGGCCGCGGCGGGGCCGAGGCGCGCGGGCTCGCACTGCGGGAGGGCGACGAGATCGTCGTCACCGAGGCCGAGCACCACGCGAACCTCGTGCCGTGGCAGGAGCTCGCCGAGCGGACGGGGGCCACGCTGCGCTGGATCGGGGTGCACGACGACGGCCGGCTCCGGCTCGAGGACCTCGAGACGGTCGTCACCGAGCGGACCCGGGTGCTGGCGTTCACGCACGCCTCGAACGTCACGGGAGCGATCACACCGGTGGCCCCGTTCGTCGCCCGGGCGCGCGAGGTCGGCGCCCTGACGGTGCTGGACGCCTGCCAGTCCGTCCCGCACCTGCCGGTCGACCTGGCGGAGCTCGGCGTCGACTTCGCGGCGTTCTCCGGGCACAAGATGCTGGGGCCCACCGGCGTCGGGGCGCTGTACGGCCGCCGCGAGCTGCTCGAGGCCATGCCGCCGGTCACCACCGGCGGGTCGATGGTCGAGGTCGTCACCATGGAGAGCACCACCTACGCGCCGCCGCCGCAGCGGTTCGAGGCCGGCACCCAGATGGTCTCGCAGGCCGTCGGCATGGGCGCGGCGGCGAGCTACCTGGCCGAGCTCGGCATGGACGCGGTGGCCGAGCACGAGGCCGTCCTGACCCGGGCGCTGCTCGACGCGGTGGCCTCGGTCCCCGGCGTCCGGGTCCTCGGGCCCACTGACGCCCGTGATCGGCTCGCTAACGTCTCCTTCGTGGTCGACGGCGTGCACGCGCACGACGTGGGCCAGGTCCTCGACGACGCCGGGGTGGCGGTGCGGGTGGGCCACCACTGCGCGCAGCCGTTGCACCGGCGGCTCGGGGCGACGGCCAGCACCCGCGCGAGCACCGCGGTGTACACCACGCTCGAGGAGATCGAGGTCTTCCGGGAAGCCCTGGCGGGGGTTCGGGCGTTCTTCGGACTGACAGGAGCGCCGGCCGTACCGGTCGGCTAG
- the sufC gene encoding Fe-S cluster assembly ATPase SufC, with protein MSTLEIRDLHVSVETKEGPKPILRGVDLTIASGETHAIMGPNGSGKSTLAYSLAGHPKYQITSGTVTLDGEDLLSLSVDERARAGMFLAMQYPVEVPGVSVANFLRTAKTAIDGEAPPVRSWVKEVRGAMDALRMDPTFAERSVNEGFSGGEKKRHEILQMELLKPKFAILDETDSGLDVDALRVVSEGVNRVRSGGEVGVLLITHYTRILRYITPDFVHVFVDGRVAEEGGPELAERLENEGYDRFLPTGSITA; from the coding sequence ATGTCCACGCTTGAGATCCGCGACCTGCACGTCAGCGTCGAGACCAAGGAAGGCCCCAAGCCGATCCTGCGCGGCGTCGACCTGACGATCGCCAGCGGCGAGACCCACGCCATCATGGGCCCGAACGGCTCGGGCAAGTCGACGCTGGCGTACTCGCTGGCCGGCCACCCGAAGTACCAGATCACCTCCGGCACGGTGACGCTCGACGGCGAGGACCTGCTGTCCCTGAGCGTCGACGAGCGCGCCCGCGCCGGGATGTTCCTGGCCATGCAGTACCCCGTCGAGGTCCCCGGCGTGAGCGTGGCGAACTTCCTGCGCACGGCCAAGACGGCCATCGACGGCGAGGCCCCGCCGGTGCGGAGCTGGGTCAAGGAGGTGCGCGGGGCCATGGACGCCCTCCGCATGGACCCGACGTTCGCCGAGCGCTCGGTCAACGAGGGCTTCTCCGGCGGCGAGAAGAAGCGCCACGAGATCCTCCAGATGGAGCTCCTCAAGCCGAAGTTCGCGATCCTCGACGAGACGGACTCCGGGCTCGACGTCGACGCGCTGCGCGTGGTGTCCGAGGGCGTCAACAGGGTGCGCTCGGGCGGCGAGGTGGGCGTGCTGCTCATCACCCACTACACCCGAATCCTGCGGTACATCACGCCCGACTTCGTGCACGTGTTCGTCGACGGCCGGGTCGCCGAGGAGGGCGGCCCCGAGCTCGCCGAGCGCCTGGAGAACGAGGGCTACGACCGCTTCCTGCCCACGGGGAGCATCACCGCCTGA
- a CDS encoding non-heme iron oxygenase ferredoxin subunit: protein MSAQLACLTADVPVAGALRVELEGASGKVEVAVVRDEDGQLHAISDVCSHGAVSLSDGEVEGCTVECWLHGSRFDLRTGKPLSPPAVRPVPVYPLTVDGERVLVDVDAPL from the coding sequence ATGAGCGCCCAGTTGGCCTGCCTGACGGCTGACGTCCCCGTGGCCGGCGCCCTGCGCGTCGAGCTCGAGGGCGCCTCCGGCAAGGTCGAGGTGGCAGTCGTCCGCGACGAGGACGGCCAGCTGCACGCCATCAGCGACGTGTGCTCCCACGGGGCGGTGTCGCTGTCCGACGGCGAGGTCGAGGGCTGCACCGTCGAGTGCTGGCTGCACGGCTCCCGGTTCGACCTGCGCACCGGCAAGCCGTTGAGCCCGCCCGCGGTGCGCCCCGTCCCCGTCTACCCCCTGACCGTCGACGGCGAGCGTGTGCTCGTCGATGTCGACGCGCCCCTGTGA
- the sufD gene encoding Fe-S cluster assembly protein SufD yields MSTTTQDTAGLSTDHSQATADGAHSHGVVPQGSRAERLTSFDVADFPVPTGREEEWRFAPVDRIAPLFGADTDGVLPGHGVLTTVVEAPEVTVEIVDRDDARLGAAGRPGDRAAVAAWASFPRATVVTIPKQAVASSATSIRVEGVEGQHPLEPTGAHLLVHAQELSEAVVVLDHVGHAMLTETVEVVVEDGAHLTLVSVQDWAEGSVHTASHRLRLGRDATVKHIVVTLGGDVVRITPDAEFVGENGSVEMLGVYFADAGQHQEHRLFVDHAVPSCRSRVTYKGALQGQGAHTVWVGDVLIRAEAEGTDTYELNRNLVLTDGARADSVPNLEIETGLIEGAGHASATGRFDDEQLFYLRARGIPELDARRLVVRGFFAELIQQIGVAEVEERLITSIENELNASMSALDTVAAEPRVEGVEAGAQTEGA; encoded by the coding sequence ATGTCGACCACCACACAGGACACCGCCGGGCTGTCGACCGACCACAGCCAGGCCACCGCCGACGGCGCGCACAGCCACGGCGTCGTGCCGCAGGGCTCCCGCGCCGAGCGGCTCACGTCGTTCGACGTCGCCGACTTCCCGGTGCCCACGGGCCGCGAGGAGGAGTGGCGCTTCGCGCCGGTCGACCGGATCGCGCCGCTGTTCGGCGCCGACACGGACGGCGTGCTGCCCGGCCACGGCGTGCTCACCACCGTCGTCGAGGCACCCGAGGTCACGGTCGAGATCGTGGACCGCGACGACGCGCGCCTCGGCGCGGCGGGGCGCCCGGGCGACCGGGCGGCCGTCGCCGCCTGGGCCTCGTTCCCGCGGGCCACGGTCGTGACCATCCCCAAGCAGGCCGTCGCCTCGAGCGCCACCTCGATCCGTGTCGAGGGCGTCGAGGGGCAGCACCCGCTCGAGCCCACGGGCGCGCACCTGCTGGTGCACGCCCAGGAGCTCAGCGAGGCCGTCGTGGTGCTCGACCACGTGGGCCACGCCATGCTCACCGAGACGGTCGAGGTGGTCGTCGAGGACGGCGCGCACCTGACGCTCGTCTCCGTGCAGGACTGGGCGGAGGGCTCGGTGCACACCGCGTCCCACCGTCTGCGCCTGGGCCGAGACGCCACGGTCAAGCACATCGTCGTGACGCTCGGCGGCGACGTCGTGCGGATCACCCCCGACGCGGAGTTCGTCGGCGAGAACGGGTCCGTCGAGATGCTCGGCGTGTACTTCGCGGACGCGGGACAGCACCAGGAGCACCGGCTGTTCGTCGACCACGCGGTGCCGAGCTGCCGCTCGCGCGTCACGTACAAGGGCGCGCTGCAGGGCCAGGGCGCCCACACGGTGTGGGTCGGCGACGTGCTGATCCGTGCCGAGGCCGAGGGCACCGACACGTACGAGCTGAACCGCAACCTCGTGCTCACCGACGGCGCCCGCGCCGACTCCGTGCCGAACCTCGAGATCGAGACCGGCCTGATCGAGGGCGCCGGCCACGCCAGCGCCACCGGCCGCTTCGACGACGAGCAGCTCTTCTACCTGCGTGCCCGGGGCATCCCCGAGCTCGACGCCCGCCGCCTGGTGGTGCGCGGCTTCTTCGCCGAGCTGATCCAGCAGATCGGCGTCGCCGAGGTCGAGGAGCGGCTGATCACGTCGATCGAGAACGAGCTCAACGCGTCGATGAGCGCGCTCGACACCGTCGCCGCCGAGCCGCGCGTCGAGGGCGTGGAGGCGGGCGCCCAGACGGAGGGCGCATGA
- the sufB gene encoding Fe-S cluster assembly protein SufB: MSAPTESAAGTPLTQDEAIASIGNYTYGWHDKDDAGAIAQRGLSEAVVRNISALKNEPEWMLKTRLKSLRLFEKKPMPWWGSDLTGIDFDNIKYFVRSTEKQATSWDELPDEIKDTYDRLGIPEAEKQRLVAGVAAQYESEVVYHQIQEELEEQGVIFLDTDTALREHPEIFEQYFGSVIPPGDNKFASLNTAVWSGGSFVYVPPGVHVEIPLQAYFRINTENMGQFERTLIIADEGSYVHYVEGCTAPVYSSDSLHSAVVEIIVKKNARVRYTTIQNWSNNVYNLVTKRATAAEGATMEWVDGNIGSKVTMKYPAIYLMGEHARGETLSIAFAGEGQHQDAGAKMVHAAPHTSSSIVSKSVARGGGRTSYRGLVQVLEGAEHSASNVLCDALLVDQISRSDTYPYVDVREDDVSMGHEATVSRVSEDQLFYLMSRGMTETEAMAMIVRGFVEPIARELPMEYALELNRLIELQMEGAVG; this comes from the coding sequence ATGAGCGCACCCACTGAGAGTGCTGCTGGAACCCCGTTGACCCAGGACGAGGCGATCGCCTCCATCGGGAACTACACCTACGGGTGGCACGACAAGGACGACGCGGGCGCCATCGCCCAGCGCGGGCTCTCCGAGGCCGTGGTCCGCAACATCTCCGCGCTCAAGAACGAGCCCGAGTGGATGCTCAAGACGCGCCTGAAGTCGCTGCGCCTGTTCGAGAAGAAGCCCATGCCGTGGTGGGGCTCCGACCTCACGGGCATCGATTTCGACAACATCAAGTACTTCGTGCGCTCGACCGAGAAGCAGGCCACCAGCTGGGACGAGCTGCCTGACGAGATCAAGGACACGTACGACCGGCTGGGCATCCCCGAGGCCGAGAAGCAGCGCCTCGTCGCGGGCGTCGCCGCGCAGTACGAGTCCGAGGTCGTCTACCACCAGATCCAGGAGGAGCTCGAGGAGCAGGGGGTCATCTTCCTCGACACCGACACGGCCCTGCGCGAGCACCCGGAGATCTTCGAGCAGTACTTCGGCTCGGTGATCCCCCCGGGCGACAACAAGTTCGCCTCGCTCAACACCGCGGTGTGGTCGGGCGGCTCGTTCGTCTACGTGCCGCCGGGCGTGCATGTGGAGATCCCGCTGCAGGCGTACTTCCGGATCAACACCGAGAACATGGGCCAGTTCGAGCGGACGCTGATCATCGCGGACGAGGGCTCGTACGTGCACTACGTCGAGGGCTGCACCGCGCCGGTCTACTCGTCCGACTCGCTGCACTCGGCGGTCGTCGAGATCATCGTCAAGAAGAACGCCCGCGTCCGGTACACGACGATCCAGAACTGGTCGAACAACGTGTACAACCTCGTGACCAAGCGGGCGACCGCGGCCGAGGGCGCGACGATGGAGTGGGTCGACGGCAACATCGGCTCGAAGGTCACCATGAAGTACCCGGCGATCTACCTCATGGGCGAGCACGCCCGCGGGGAGACGCTGTCGATCGCGTTCGCCGGCGAGGGCCAGCACCAGGACGCGGGCGCGAAGATGGTGCACGCCGCCCCGCACACGTCGTCGTCGATCGTGTCGAAGTCGGTGGCGCGCGGCGGTGGGCGCACGTCCTACCGCGGGCTGGTGCAGGTGCTCGAGGGCGCCGAGCACTCGGCCTCGAACGTGCTGTGCGACGCGCTGCTCGTCGACCAGATCTCCCGCTCCGACACCTATCCCTACGTCGACGTCCGCGAGGACGACGTGTCGATGGGCCACGAGGCGACGGTCTCGCGGGTGAGCGAGGACCAGCTGTTCTACCTGATGTCCCGCGGGATGACCGAGACCGAGGCCATGGCCATGATCGTGCGCGGGTTCGTCGAGCCCATCGCCCGTGAGCTGCCCATGGAGTACGCCCTCGAGCTGAACCGCCTGATCGAGCTGCAGATGGAAGGGGCCGTCGGCTGA
- a CDS encoding helix-turn-helix transcriptional regulator, with translation MSATLPVARTHASDRTTARARAVAVWRSPVPEDGVDHEAGTRQRVLQIVTADGPVSATELAAELDLTTAAIRRHLAVLEGNGQITVHQAHGAAPARRGRPARRYVVTSQGQAAQPHAYSGIAAEALRYLAEVAGPEAVEAFAERRVKQLEDRHSAVVEAAGDDPVARVQALADALAADGYAATARPVPGAAAVQLCQGHCPVQQVAQEFPQICEAEAQAFSRMLGVHVQRLATLAGGGHVCTTNIPTMTTPAPAEGR, from the coding sequence ATGAGCGCGACCCTGCCCGTTGCCCGCACGCACGCGTCCGACCGCACGACCGCCCGCGCCCGCGCGGTCGCCGTGTGGCGCTCTCCCGTGCCCGAGGACGGGGTGGACCACGAGGCGGGCACCCGGCAGCGGGTGCTGCAGATCGTGACCGCCGACGGCCCTGTCTCGGCCACCGAGCTGGCAGCCGAGCTCGATCTGACCACCGCGGCCATCCGCCGCCACCTCGCGGTCCTCGAGGGGAACGGCCAGATCACGGTCCACCAGGCGCACGGCGCCGCCCCTGCCCGCCGTGGGCGGCCCGCACGGCGCTACGTCGTGACGAGCCAGGGGCAGGCGGCCCAGCCGCACGCCTACTCGGGCATCGCCGCCGAGGCGCTCCGCTACCTCGCCGAGGTCGCGGGCCCCGAGGCGGTGGAGGCGTTCGCCGAGCGCCGCGTCAAGCAGCTCGAGGACCGCCACAGCGCCGTCGTGGAGGCCGCGGGCGACGACCCCGTGGCCAGGGTGCAGGCCCTGGCCGACGCCCTCGCGGCCGACGGGTACGCCGCCACGGCGCGCCCGGTGCCAGGCGCCGCCGCGGTCCAGCTGTGCCAGGGGCACTGCCCGGTGCAGCAGGTGGCCCAGGAGTTCCCCCAGATCTGCGAGGCCGAGGCCCAGGCCTTCTCGCGGATGCTGGGCGTCCACGTGCAACGCCTCGCGACGCTGGCCGGGGGCGGCCACGTCTGCACCACGAACATCCCGACGATGACGACCCCTGCCCCCGCGGAAGGACGATGA